A genomic region of Anaerobacillus alkaliphilus contains the following coding sequences:
- a CDS encoding 6-phosphofructokinase, which translates to MEVGVINVGSYHGGLKQFLKSLTENISSEASLIGIEFDFDTSQYVFKPLSSETTSYSSKQTFPELKSIHYKGDLANLFIHAIAKMAFSHIIVVGPVEEARYIQKLLHGVTKILSIPSSIYNDVPESDSTLGYDTALNSIVKSILQIKDTASSLVLKETRVFCIQIPGSTPGPLLHEVTIAVDGIQVIDTSSVELTDVHNQIIKRVERGDTYVFLLMHHEVDPTHIRENLSALEPLDFKVIKIDEAQCMGPYPSALDRVLAQKFVIETIDWVKEKKESGIFLYRNNRVLAKQLI; encoded by the coding sequence ATGGAAGTCGGTGTAATTAATGTTGGGTCTTATCATGGGGGACTTAAGCAATTTCTAAAAAGCCTAACGGAAAATATATCTAGTGAAGCATCGTTAATAGGAATTGAATTTGATTTTGACACCTCACAATACGTATTTAAGCCGTTGAGTAGTGAAACTACATCATATAGTAGTAAGCAAACTTTTCCAGAGCTAAAAAGTATTCATTACAAGGGAGATTTAGCTAATTTATTTATCCATGCAATTGCTAAAATGGCCTTTAGTCATATTATTGTTGTTGGGCCTGTAGAAGAAGCTCGTTATATTCAAAAATTGTTACATGGTGTAACAAAGATCCTTTCTATTCCTTCCTCGATCTATAATGATGTACCAGAATCTGATAGTACGTTAGGGTATGATACTGCTTTAAATTCCATTGTTAAATCAATCCTCCAAATTAAGGACACAGCAAGCTCGTTGGTCCTAAAAGAAACAAGAGTTTTTTGCATCCAAATTCCTGGGAGTACTCCGGGACCTTTACTGCACGAAGTTACGATTGCTGTAGATGGAATTCAAGTTATAGATACTTCAAGTGTTGAATTGACTGATGTTCATAACCAAATCATAAAAAGGGTAGAGCGTGGCGACACTTATGTATTTTTACTAATGCATCATGAGGTTGATCCTACCCACATAAGAGAAAACCTCTCAGCGCTTGAGCCCCTTGATTTTAAAGTAATAAAAATTGATGAAGCTCAATGTATGGGGCCATATCCGAGTGCGCTTGATCGTGTCCTAGCTCAAAAATTTGTTATCGAAACAATAGACTGGGTAAAAGAAAAAAAGGAATCCGGTATTTTTCTATACAGAAACAATAGGGTATTAGCAAAACAATTAATCTAA
- a CDS encoding response regulator transcription factor — protein sequence MNRVLLVDDEVFVRKGLSSLINWEQYGFEISWEADNGEDAFKIILEEKPDLVITDVRMPVVDGLTLIKKVREIENETKFIIISGYNDFSYAQQAVRYNVLDFVLKPVDQDELEETLYKLSQRLKLEEIESEKQQKVIAEQIITQILEGTFEENEEAEWTRYLNLEKEAYYYLLVELNNLTHVDDEATIKTLVTEVPEIILKLTDQKNQMLVQQQPDYAVGILLPESYLKTYKGDIAVFSSEFKKILKQKSNKEMTVCIGAKAKNISELKKSYETANQIRHYKYILENAKEQSINYETVKDIEVKYNELDAKIYISLMEQVEENNIEAIKKTVDQIFLEFQTKIFTPKSVKTSIDRCVHGIIQTVNDMDGDKDSFSTLKAMLDWEDDNLTLHELKQRLYSFIIEGSTIIQSLRKENMKGDIHKIKSYIENNYHQNISLKSIANKFYMNPVYMGQLFKKTFGVYFKEFLLKIRIDEAKKLLRQTDMRVYEVADKVGFGSTDYFVTQFEKINKLTPTEYRNQLLKNNVE from the coding sequence ATGAATAGAGTGTTATTAGTTGATGATGAAGTATTTGTTCGGAAGGGTTTAAGTAGCTTAATTAATTGGGAGCAGTATGGCTTTGAAATTTCCTGGGAGGCTGACAATGGAGAAGATGCTTTTAAAATAATTCTCGAGGAAAAGCCGGATCTCGTTATTACCGATGTCAGAATGCCAGTTGTTGATGGGTTAACATTGATTAAGAAAGTTAGAGAAATTGAGAATGAAACAAAGTTCATTATAATTAGTGGATATAATGATTTTTCGTATGCGCAGCAGGCAGTTAGGTATAATGTACTTGATTTTGTACTAAAACCGGTGGATCAAGACGAACTCGAAGAAACGCTTTATAAGCTTTCACAAAGGTTAAAACTAGAGGAGATTGAAAGTGAGAAACAACAAAAGGTAATAGCTGAACAAATCATTACTCAAATTTTAGAAGGTACCTTTGAAGAAAACGAAGAGGCTGAATGGACGAGATATCTAAATCTTGAGAAAGAAGCCTACTATTATCTCTTAGTCGAGTTAAATAATCTTACCCATGTAGATGACGAAGCTACTATAAAAACGTTAGTCACAGAAGTCCCAGAAATCATTTTAAAGTTAACTGATCAAAAAAATCAAATGCTAGTGCAACAGCAACCAGACTATGCTGTAGGGATCTTGCTACCAGAATCGTACTTGAAGACATATAAAGGGGATATTGCTGTTTTTTCAAGTGAGTTTAAAAAAATACTAAAGCAAAAGTCTAACAAAGAAATGACTGTTTGTATTGGAGCAAAAGCTAAGAATATCTCCGAACTTAAGAAATCATACGAAACTGCAAATCAAATTCGTCATTATAAATATATTCTTGAAAATGCAAAGGAACAATCGATTAATTACGAGACTGTTAAAGATATTGAAGTGAAATATAATGAATTAGATGCAAAAATTTATATTTCTCTAATGGAGCAGGTTGAAGAAAATAATATTGAAGCTATTAAAAAAACTGTTGATCAAATTTTCCTTGAATTTCAAACCAAGATTTTCACTCCTAAATCAGTAAAGACTTCGATCGATCGCTGTGTTCATGGAATCATTCAAACCGTGAACGACATGGATGGTGACAAAGATAGTTTTAGTACACTAAAAGCAATGCTTGATTGGGAAGATGATAATTTAACACTACATGAGCTAAAACAAAGGCTTTACTCTTTTATCATTGAAGGTTCAACAATCATTCAATCTTTGAGAAAAGAGAATATGAAAGGCGATATTCACAAGATTAAGTCGTACATTGAAAATAATTATCACCAAAATATTAGCCTGAAAAGCATTGCCAATAAATTTTATATGAATCCTGTGTATATGGGACAATTATTTAAGAAAACTTTTGGTGTGTACTTTAAGGAATTTTTACTAAAGATAAGAATTGATGAAGCAAAAAAGTTGCTTAGGCAAACGGATATGCGTGTCTACGAAGTAGCGGACAAAGTAGGATTCGGTAGTACTGATTACTTTGTTACTCAGTTCGAAAAGATAAATAAATTAACGCCTACAGAATACCGAAATCAACTGTTAAAAAATAATGTAGAGTAG
- a CDS encoding sensor histidine kinase, which produces MFSTKYRLNNIKLRNKLLILYISCVFLPIVLTNIAFYQVTMTNIKNQKMHDVQLVLDQVTSEFITTIDQAVGVATRFYTDSTVYDFFEKEYGTTIEYIDAYDVYLRNYNRFSPLYYSIQSITFYTDNPTVIFAGGVRPISEQTKETTWYNRVSNSKYPVVMRPNPTVESHLFSVFSELDYYITKRDMQKIIKIDINQLTVKRIFENISFPGNIYLLNEHGDIEFSNDMSIDWRTSIVNLDTLSFSNDTIFLEEKLLQTNYFKGWKVVGTITQQEILQELYNSRRFIFLLASITFIVPTLIIILISRSLHVRLSRVLRHMRKMKNQDFAIIKASDDLDEIGELTKEFNRMSRTINKLINEVYVAKIEKKDLELKEKQAQLSALQSQINPHFLFNALETIRMRSLMKDEKETAKIIQNMAKIFRNSLTWGKEWVTVREEMKLMICFLEIQKYRFGDKLEYEIEVDDDAYDCIIPNLAFLPFVENASIHGIEAVKDKGKIHVKIELIEGDIVYTLRDNGAGMTKEKLQQLINGLKNENSMGESVGIKNVYYRLKLYYKDSFDFTIDSEPNVGTTIIIKLKSEK; this is translated from the coding sequence ATGTTTTCAACTAAATACAGATTAAACAATATTAAATTAAGAAATAAACTGTTAATCCTGTATATCTCATGCGTTTTCCTACCAATAGTGCTTACCAATATTGCATTTTATCAAGTGACTATGACCAATATAAAAAATCAAAAAATGCACGATGTTCAATTAGTCCTAGATCAGGTAACAAGTGAATTTATCACGACAATTGATCAGGCTGTAGGGGTTGCTACGAGATTTTATACAGACTCAACTGTTTATGATTTCTTTGAAAAAGAATATGGGACTACTATTGAATATATTGACGCTTATGACGTCTACCTTAGAAATTATAATCGATTTAGTCCGCTTTATTATTCAATCCAGTCGATTACCTTCTACACAGATAATCCTACAGTAATCTTTGCAGGAGGAGTTCGTCCTATATCAGAACAAACGAAAGAGACAACCTGGTACAATCGCGTTAGCAATTCAAAGTACCCAGTTGTGATGAGACCAAATCCCACTGTAGAAAGTCACTTATTTAGTGTGTTCAGTGAATTGGATTATTATATAACGAAAAGGGACATGCAGAAGATTATTAAAATTGATATTAATCAATTGACTGTTAAAAGGATCTTCGAAAACATCTCGTTTCCAGGTAATATTTATTTATTAAATGAACATGGTGACATTGAGTTCTCTAACGATATGAGTATCGACTGGAGGACTAGTATAGTAAATTTGGATACTCTGTCATTTTCAAATGACACGATATTCTTAGAGGAAAAATTATTACAAACTAATTATTTTAAAGGCTGGAAAGTTGTTGGGACGATTACTCAACAGGAAATCCTGCAAGAACTGTATAATTCGAGACGTTTTATCTTTCTTTTAGCAAGTATTACATTTATTGTTCCTACACTAATTATTATCCTTATTTCAAGATCCCTGCATGTTCGTTTATCACGTGTTCTTAGACATATGAGGAAAATGAAAAATCAGGATTTTGCCATCATTAAGGCTTCAGACGATTTGGATGAGATCGGTGAACTAACAAAAGAATTCAACAGAATGTCAAGGACGATAAATAAACTAATAAATGAAGTGTATGTAGCCAAGATTGAAAAGAAAGATTTAGAACTAAAAGAAAAACAAGCGCAACTTAGTGCCTTGCAAAGTCAAATAAATCCACACTTTTTATTTAATGCTTTAGAAACGATTAGGATGCGCAGTCTTATGAAAGATGAGAAAGAGACAGCGAAGATTATTCAAAACATGGCCAAGATATTCAGGAATTCCCTAACATGGGGGAAAGAATGGGTAACTGTTCGTGAGGAAATGAAGTTAATGATATGCTTCTTAGAAATTCAAAAGTATCGCTTTGGAGATAAGTTGGAATACGAAATTGAAGTTGATGATGATGCTTATGATTGTATTATACCAAATCTAGCCTTCTTACCTTTTGTCGAAAATGCGAGTATTCATGGGATTGAAGCCGTTAAAGACAAGGGGAAAATTCATGTGAAAATCGAATTGATCGAAGGCGACATTGTCTATACTCTTCGAGACAATGGGGCTGGTATGACAAAAGAGAAGTTACAGCAACTAATTAATGGATTAAAGAATGAAAATAGTATGGGTGAGAGTGTTGGAATTAAAAATGTTTACTATCGCTTAAAGCTTTATTACAAAGATAGCTTTGATTTTACTATTGATAGTGAACCCAATGTAGGAACGACAATTATAATTAAGTTAAAAAGTGAAAAGTAA
- a CDS encoding YesL family protein, which translates to MQVSFMSSWFYRVCEWVWRFAYVNLLWLFATLLGLIVFGIIPATAAMFAVIRKWFMKDPDVAIFSTFVSTYKKEFIRSNVLGLIYAGFGYMLYFNFLFLGTLDGLMHLILMIGLIIATILYGISVLFVLPVFVHYDLKLLQNIKVALIIGFVNPLALITLILSLGLVLYLFYLVPGLIPFFGTSMLGAAIMWCASMAFSRAERKQEKIINKEGLLA; encoded by the coding sequence ATGCAAGTAAGTTTTATGTCAAGTTGGTTTTACCGTGTATGCGAATGGGTCTGGCGATTTGCCTACGTAAATTTACTGTGGCTGTTTGCTACATTGCTTGGTCTAATTGTTTTTGGGATCATTCCTGCAACAGCAGCCATGTTCGCTGTTATTCGAAAATGGTTCATGAAAGATCCAGATGTGGCGATTTTTTCTACGTTTGTTAGTACTTACAAGAAAGAATTTATTAGGAGTAATGTATTGGGACTAATTTATGCTGGTTTTGGCTATATGCTTTATTTTAACTTTTTGTTCTTGGGAACATTAGATGGACTTATGCACCTTATTTTAATGATTGGTTTAATTATTGCCACTATTTTATATGGAATTTCAGTGCTATTTGTATTACCAGTATTTGTTCATTATGATTTGAAATTACTTCAAAATATTAAAGTAGCCCTTATAATAGGGTTTGTAAATCCGTTAGCGTTAATAACCCTAATCTTAAGTCTAGGGCTAGTTTTATACCTATTTTACTTAGTTCCAGGGCTTATCCCTTTCTTTGGAACAAGTATGCTAGGTGCGGCGATCATGTGGTGTGCTTCAATGGCATTCTCTAGAGCGGAAAGAAAACAAGAGAAAATTATTAATAAAGAAGGTTTACTAGCTTAA
- a CDS encoding glycosyl hydrolase family 8: protein MKKSEGAFYTGEYLNLFKEYGYSEAEIASRVEETWQELFFGSGDMKIYFEVGDDLGYMLDTGNIDVRTEGMSYGMMMAVQMDNKDVFDRLWKWTYKYMYMTEGENAGYFAWSCSPDGKKNSYGPAPDGEEYFALALFFASHRWGDGEAPFNYSNQAKDLLRTCLHKGEDGVGYPMWNPENKLIKFIPNCEYSDPSYHLPHFYELFSLWAYEEDQSFWKDAAKASREYLKIACHPETGLAPEYAHYDGTPNDERGFGHFFSDSYRVAANIGLDYEWFRGDEWETELANKLQAFFADKAPEDYRRYKINGEPFEEKSLHPVGLLATNAMASLATVNGPYAKANVDLFWNTPLRTGVRRYYDNCLYLFAMLALSGNFKIYMPK from the coding sequence ATGAAAAAATCTGAAGGCGCATTTTATACAGGTGAATACCTCAATTTATTTAAGGAATATGGATATTCTGAGGCTGAAATCGCTTCTAGAGTAGAAGAAACCTGGCAAGAGCTATTCTTCGGCAGCGGGGATATGAAAATCTACTTTGAAGTTGGCGACGATTTAGGCTATATGCTTGATACTGGGAATATTGATGTACGTACAGAAGGAATGTCCTATGGCATGATGATGGCGGTACAGATGGATAACAAAGACGTTTTTGATCGTCTCTGGAAATGGACGTATAAATACATGTATATGACTGAAGGTGAAAACGCAGGATATTTCGCTTGGTCTTGTAGTCCCGATGGTAAGAAAAATTCCTATGGTCCTGCTCCGGACGGGGAAGAATATTTTGCGTTAGCCTTATTCTTCGCCTCTCACCGTTGGGGCGATGGTGAAGCACCATTCAACTACAGTAATCAAGCAAAAGACCTACTTCGTACATGTCTTCATAAAGGTGAAGACGGCGTTGGATATCCGATGTGGAATCCAGAGAACAAGCTAATTAAGTTTATCCCTAACTGTGAATATTCAGATCCATCATACCATTTGCCGCATTTCTATGAATTGTTTAGCTTGTGGGCGTATGAAGAGGATCAATCGTTTTGGAAGGACGCTGCAAAAGCTAGTCGTGAATACTTAAAAATAGCTTGTCATCCTGAAACAGGCCTTGCACCTGAATATGCCCATTATGATGGAACACCGAACGACGAGCGGGGATTTGGTCACTTCTTTAGCGATTCATATCGTGTAGCAGCAAACATTGGACTCGATTATGAATGGTTCCGCGGCGATGAGTGGGAAACCGAGCTAGCAAATAAATTGCAAGCGTTCTTTGCAGACAAAGCCCCTGAGGATTACCGTCGTTATAAAATCAATGGTGAACCGTTTGAAGAAAAGTCACTCCACCCAGTTGGTCTACTTGCAACAAACGCAATGGCATCATTAGCAACTGTTAATGGCCCATACGCAAAAGCGAATGTCGATCTATTCTGGAACACACCGCTCCGCACTGGTGTTAGACGTTACTATGATAATTGTTTATATCTATTTGCTATGCTTGCATTAAGTGGAAATTTTAAGATTTATATGCCAAAATAA
- the tkt gene encoding transketolase has translation MTTEQLTVQQLAINTIRTLSIDSIEKANSGHPGMPMGAAPMAFSLYGEQMKHSPSNPNWFNRDRFVLSAGHGSMLLYSILHLTGYGVTIDDLKNFRQWGSRTPGHPEFGHTPGVDATTGPLGQGFAMAVGMAMTERHLAATFNQDQFNVVDHYTYCICGDGDLMEGVSAEAASLAGHLKLGKLVVLYDSNDISLDGDLHMSFSENVAERFKAYGWHYLRVEDGNDLVAINQAIESSKTDDRPTLIEVKTTIGYGSPNKSGKSASHGAPLGASEIVQTKEVYGWQYEEEFHVPEEVATYFEEVKTRGDMDEKQWSQLFETYKQEFPELGKRLEQAINGQLPVDWDADVPNYKAGIDKVATRSSGGDALNALAKRVTSVFGGSADLASSNKTLLKGETNFSATNYQGRNVWYGVREFAMGAIVNGMALHGGVKPFGATFFVFSDYLRASIRLSALMKLPVTFVFTHDSIAVGEDGPTHEPVEQLASYRAMPGINVIRPADSNEAVAAWKIAVESTDEPTLLLLSRQDLMTVVPSVEAAYEGVRKGAYVISPANGEATGLLLASGSEVPLAVEAQKELEKEGILVSVVSMPSWSRFEQQSQEYKESVLPKHLKARLGVEMGSSLGWHKYVGDAGGVIAIDQFGASAPMEKILVEYGFTVENVVSKYKQLLAK, from the coding sequence TTGACTACTGAACAGTTAACTGTGCAACAACTAGCGATTAACACAATTAGAACATTATCTATTGATAGTATTGAAAAAGCAAACTCTGGTCATCCAGGAATGCCAATGGGAGCAGCACCTATGGCTTTTTCGTTGTATGGCGAACAAATGAAGCATAGTCCAAGTAATCCAAACTGGTTTAACCGTGACCGTTTTGTTTTGTCTGCAGGTCATGGCTCTATGCTATTGTATAGCATCTTACATTTAACAGGATATGGTGTAACCATTGATGACTTAAAGAACTTTCGCCAATGGGGAAGTAGAACTCCAGGACATCCTGAGTTTGGTCATACACCAGGTGTTGATGCTACAACTGGCCCACTCGGTCAAGGTTTTGCGATGGCAGTTGGAATGGCAATGACAGAACGTCATTTAGCAGCAACGTTTAATCAAGATCAATTCAATGTAGTTGATCATTATACTTATTGTATTTGTGGAGATGGTGATTTAATGGAAGGTGTCTCTGCTGAAGCTGCTTCACTTGCAGGGCATTTGAAATTAGGAAAATTGGTAGTTCTATACGATTCAAACGATATTTCATTAGATGGCGATTTGCATATGTCATTTTCTGAAAATGTTGCAGAAAGATTTAAAGCATACGGTTGGCACTATCTTCGTGTAGAAGATGGTAATGACTTAGTAGCAATTAATCAGGCAATTGAAAGTTCAAAAACAGACGATCGTCCTACATTAATTGAAGTAAAGACAACCATTGGTTATGGTTCTCCAAATAAGTCAGGTAAATCAGCTTCTCACGGCGCGCCACTAGGAGCTAGTGAGATTGTGCAAACAAAAGAAGTGTACGGTTGGCAATACGAAGAAGAGTTTCATGTGCCAGAAGAAGTAGCTACTTACTTTGAAGAAGTGAAAACTCGTGGCGATATGGATGAAAAGCAGTGGAGTCAATTGTTTGAGACTTATAAGCAGGAGTTCCCAGAACTAGGTAAGAGATTAGAACAAGCGATAAATGGTCAATTGCCAGTAGATTGGGATGCAGATGTCCCTAATTATAAGGCAGGAATAGATAAAGTGGCAACAAGGTCTTCGGGTGGCGATGCATTAAATGCATTAGCTAAACGAGTGACATCCGTTTTTGGTGGTTCAGCTGACCTAGCCTCCTCAAATAAAACATTATTAAAAGGTGAAACCAACTTTAGTGCGACAAATTACCAAGGAAGAAATGTTTGGTATGGTGTACGTGAGTTTGCAATGGGCGCAATCGTTAACGGGATGGCATTACATGGTGGAGTAAAACCATTTGGAGCTACGTTCTTTGTTTTTTCTGATTATTTACGTGCATCCATTCGTTTATCGGCTTTAATGAAGTTACCTGTAACATTTGTATTTACACATGATAGTATCGCTGTTGGTGAAGATGGACCAACCCATGAACCAGTAGAACAGTTAGCTTCTTACCGTGCGATGCCTGGAATTAATGTCATTCGTCCTGCTGATAGCAATGAAGCTGTTGCTGCTTGGAAAATTGCTGTAGAAAGTACGGATGAGCCGACACTTCTTTTATTAAGTCGTCAAGACTTAATGACTGTAGTGCCAAGTGTTGAGGCAGCATATGAAGGAGTACGAAAAGGGGCATATGTGATTTCACCAGCAAATGGTGAAGCTACTGGATTGTTACTTGCTAGTGGATCTGAGGTTCCTTTAGCTGTTGAAGCACAAAAAGAGCTTGAAAAAGAGGGGATCTTGGTTTCGGTTGTAAGCATGCCGAGCTGGAGTCGCTTTGAACAACAATCACAGGAATATAAAGAAAGTGTTTTACCAAAACATTTGAAAGCACGTCTTGGAGTGGAGATGGGCTCATCACTTGGTTGGCATAAGTATGTTGGTGATGCAGGTGGAGTTATCGCCATTGACCAGTTCGGTGCATCTGCTCCAATGGAGAAAATTCTAGTTGAGTATGGCTTTACAGTAGAGAATGTAGTATCTAAGTATAAGCAACTTCTTGCAAAATAA